A stretch of the Agelaius phoeniceus isolate bAgePho1 chromosome 1, bAgePho1.hap1, whole genome shotgun sequence genome encodes the following:
- the RALYL gene encoding RNA-binding Raly-like protein isoform X2 codes for MPLPALSACRGTPRTHAEPKLREGHPRTHGGIGAGIPCRRRGGRRATPAVRAHAVPPPAVPHPPPDRREGEPGRTRLGARCCTGAAAGGTSPLTRANPGAPLRSARRRPHSRGRAALQRRGRRRRGRRATGGRAASGDNFALRRRASCAAAQDAPASAPRPRGRLRARARRQRGSGAERSVSCLSAGASGTCRGQRRRGAERWAAAKPGGCGAERAGLGLGPRPAPPLRPPGCESARLRITWRLPEAETREERKKKRLIPSSTAILYFIVTLIFIPPFYSRSWKVFLENEVRFGFLVNGR; via the exons ATGCCCCTGCCTGCCTTGTCTGCCTGCCGGGGTACTCCGCGCACCCACGCTGAGCCGAAGCTGCGGGAGGGGCACCCCCGCACACACGGAGGAATCGGGGCTGGCATCCCGTGCAGACGGCGAGGCGGGCGGCGGGCTACCCCCGCCGTGCGCGCACACGCGGTACCCCCGCCAGCAGTCCCCCATCCCCCGCCGGATCGGCGGGAGGGGGAACCCGGGCGCACACGCCTCGGAGCCCGGTGCTGCAccggggccgccgccggggGCACCTCACCCCTCACCCGGGCAAACCCCGGCGCTCCGCTCCGttccgcccgccgccggccccacTCCCGGGGGCGAGCGGCACtgcagcggcggggccggcggcgccgcggccggAGGGCAACAGGCGGGCGGGCGGCGTCGGGCGATAACTTCGCGCTGCGCCGCCGAGCAAGTTGCGCTGCCGCGCAGGACGCGCCCGCCTCCGCACCCCGCCCGCGCGGCCGGCTGCGTGCCCGCGCTCGGCGGCAGCGAGGGAGCGGAGCCGAGCGGAGCGTGTCGTGTCTGAGCGCGGGGGCGAGCGGCACCTGCCGAGGGCAGCGGCGGCGCGGAGCGGAGCGCTGGGCGGCGGCGAAGCcgggcggctgcggagcggagcgggctGGGCTCGGGCTGGGTccgcgcccggcgccgccgctgCGCCCTCCCGGCTGCGAGTCCGCCCGGCTCCGGATCACGTGGCGGTTGCCGGAGGCAGAGActagagaggagagaaaaaaaaagcgcCTCATTCCTTCTTCCACCGCCATACTGTATTTTATAGTAACTCTCATTTTTATTCCTCCCTTTTACTCCCGCTCG TGGAAGGTTTTCCTGGAGAATGAAGTGCGGTTTGGTTTCCTTGTCAACGGAAGATGA